In Lacrimispora indolis DSM 755, a genomic segment contains:
- the map gene encoding type I methionyl aminopeptidase yields the protein MSVTIKSAREIELMREAGKILCKTHEELSKALKPGMTTWDIDHLGEEIIRSYGCTPSFLNYNGYPASICVSVNDEVVHGIPSKKRVLAEGDIVSLDAGVIYKGYHSDAARTYGIGEITPFAGQLIEVTRQCFFEGIKFAKSGNHLNDISAAIQNYAEKFGFGVVRDLVGHGIGSHLHEEPEVPNFARKRRGIKLKPGMTLAIEPMINGGTPEVVWLDDDWTVVTEDGNLSAHYENTVLITEGEPEILSLVSHVR from the coding sequence ATGTCAGTTACGATCAAATCTGCAAGAGAGATAGAACTTATGAGAGAGGCAGGAAAGATTCTTTGTAAAACTCATGAAGAGCTTTCAAAAGCCTTGAAGCCGGGAATGACAACCTGGGATATTGATCATCTGGGAGAAGAAATCATAAGGAGTTATGGCTGTACGCCCTCTTTCCTGAATTATAATGGTTATCCTGCATCCATCTGCGTTTCCGTAAACGATGAGGTGGTTCACGGGATTCCAAGTAAGAAGCGTGTTTTAGCAGAGGGCGATATCGTAAGTCTGGATGCCGGAGTTATTTACAAAGGATATCATTCCGATGCAGCAAGGACTTACGGGATCGGAGAGATCACTCCTTTCGCAGGACAGCTCATAGAAGTGACAAGACAATGTTTCTTTGAAGGGATTAAATTTGCAAAATCTGGCAATCATCTGAATGATATATCTGCTGCAATCCAGAACTATGCGGAAAAGTTTGGCTTTGGAGTTGTCCGGGATCTGGTAGGCCATGGAATCGGCTCTCATTTGCATGAGGAGCCAGAGGTACCGAACTTTGCACGGAAAAGACGGGGAATCAAATTAAAGCCGGGAATGACTCTGGCCATCGAACCCATGATCAATGGGGGAACGCCTGAGGTCGTATGGCTTGACGACGATTGGACCGTTGTAACAGAAGATGGAAACCTTTCCGCCCATTACGAAAATACCGTACTGATCACGGAGGGTGAACCGGAGATCCTTTCTCTGGTTTCCCATGTCCGATGA
- a CDS encoding adenylate kinase: MKIIMLGAPGAGKGTQAKKIAERYQIPHISTGDIFRSNIKEGTELGRKAKEYMDQGALVPDELTIGMLMDRIQKEDCVNGYVLDGFPRTIPQAESLKKALSEMGQKIDFAINVDVPDEKIIDRMAGRRACIACGATYHIVYNPSRVPDVCDVCGAGLVLRDDDKPETVKRRLSVYHDQTKPLIDYYKEAGVLVNIDGTQDLSKVFSDISAVLGA; encoded by the coding sequence ATGAAAATTATCATGTTAGGTGCTCCTGGTGCCGGCAAAGGCACCCAGGCAAAAAAGATTGCCGAAAGGTATCAGATTCCCCATATTTCTACCGGAGACATTTTTCGCTCCAACATCAAGGAGGGGACAGAGTTAGGCAGGAAGGCAAAGGAATACATGGATCAGGGTGCTCTTGTGCCGGATGAACTGACCATTGGGATGCTCATGGACCGCATTCAGAAGGAAGACTGTGTAAACGGATACGTACTGGATGGTTTTCCTAGAACCATTCCGCAGGCTGAAAGCCTTAAAAAGGCACTTTCTGAGATGGGGCAGAAGATTGACTTTGCGATTAATGTAGACGTACCGGATGAGAAGATTATAGACAGAATGGCAGGCCGCCGTGCCTGTATTGCCTGTGGAGCTACATATCACATTGTGTATAATCCAAGCAGGGTTCCCGATGTATGTGATGTATGCGGGGCAGGTCTTGTCCTGCGGGATGATGATAAGCCGGAAACTGTTAAAAGACGTTTGTCGGTCTACCATGATCAGACGAAACCTCTGATCGATTATTATAAGGAAGCAGGTGTACTGGTGAATATCGATGGAACACAGGATTTAAGCAAGGTGTTCTCGGACATCTCTGCTGTTTTAGGAGCATAG
- the secY gene encoding preprotein translocase subunit SecY, which produces MLKTLRNAFKIKDLRKKLIFTFLMLVVTRIGSQLPIPGVETSFFKDFFAQQNNDAFGFFNAMTGSSFTNMSVFALSITPYITSSIIMQLLTIAIPKLEEMQRDGEDGRKKIAEYTRYVTVGLALIESVAMAVGFGGQGLLKEFNALSIIIAVATMTAGSALLMWIGERITEKGVGNGISMVLSFNIISSFPTDASTLYTRFMSGKSVAVAAVAAIVIIAVIVAIVVFVIILQDGERRIPVQYSKKMQGRKMVGGQATNIPLKVNTAGVIPVIFASSIMSFPVVISQFFGASINYNSIGGHILAALNSSSWFKPERPVYTIGLAVYVALIIVFAYFYTSITFNPLEVANNMKKSGGFIPGIRPGKPTSDYLNSILNYIVFIGACGLTIICIVPIMVSGLFNVSRLSFGGTSLIIIVSVVLETLKAIESQMLVRYYKGFLND; this is translated from the coding sequence ATGTTAAAAACACTCCGTAATGCATTCAAGATCAAGGACTTAAGAAAGAAACTCATCTTTACGTTCCTGATGCTGGTGGTTACCAGAATCGGTTCTCAGCTGCCGATTCCAGGAGTTGAAACAAGCTTTTTCAAAGATTTTTTTGCTCAGCAGAACAACGATGCGTTTGGATTTTTCAACGCCATGACTGGCAGCTCTTTTACCAACATGTCCGTGTTCGCTCTGAGCATTACCCCTTACATCACATCTTCCATCATCATGCAGCTTTTGACCATTGCGATTCCAAAGCTTGAGGAAATGCAGCGAGATGGTGAAGACGGAAGAAAAAAGATTGCAGAATACACCCGTTACGTAACAGTTGGTCTGGCTTTGATCGAGTCCGTCGCTATGGCGGTCGGATTCGGCGGCCAGGGTCTGTTAAAAGAATTTAATGCCTTAAGCATTATTATCGCTGTTGCAACCATGACGGCAGGAAGTGCTCTTCTGATGTGGATCGGTGAGCGGATTACGGAAAAGGGTGTAGGCAATGGTATTTCCATGGTCCTGTCATTTAACATCATTTCCAGCTTTCCGACTGATGCGTCAACCTTATATACCAGATTTATGTCTGGAAAATCGGTTGCCGTAGCAGCAGTTGCAGCCATTGTTATCATTGCTGTTATTGTGGCAATCGTGGTATTTGTTATTATCCTTCAGGATGGAGAGAGAAGGATTCCAGTACAGTATTCCAAAAAGATGCAGGGACGGAAGATGGTCGGCGGCCAAGCCACCAATATTCCGTTAAAAGTGAATACAGCCGGCGTTATTCCGGTGATTTTCGCTTCCTCCATTATGTCGTTCCCGGTTGTAATCTCCCAGTTCTTTGGGGCGAGTATCAACTACAACAGCATTGGAGGCCACATTTTGGCGGCGCTGAACTCTTCCAGCTGGTTCAAGCCGGAAAGACCGGTGTATACTATCGGCCTGGCCGTTTACGTGGCACTTATTATTGTGTTCGCTTACTTCTATACATCAATTACGTTTAACCCGCTTGAAGTTGCGAATAACATGAAGAAGTCCGGCGGCTTTATCCCGGGTATCCGCCCAGGAAAGCCTACCAGCGATTACCTCAATTCTATTTTAAACTATATCGTATTTATAGGCGCATGCGGCCTGACGATTATCTGTATCGTTCCGATCATGGTGTCCGGTTTATTCAATGTAAGCCGTTTATCATTCGGCGGCACATCCTTGATCATCATCGTCAGCGTAGTCTTAGAAACGTTAAAGGCGATTGAATCTCAGATGCTTGTGCGCTATTATAAAGGCTTTTTAAACGATTAG
- the rplO gene encoding 50S ribosomal protein L15, whose product MDLSNLQPALGSKHSDNFRRGRGHGSGNGKTAGKGHKGQKARSGATRPGFEGGQMPLYRRIPKRGFTNRNTKTIIGINVNALEAFENDTVVTVETLIESGIVKNPRDGVKILGNGELTKKLTVKVDAFSEGAKTKIEALGGTCEVI is encoded by the coding sequence ATGGATTTATCAAATTTACAGCCTGCGTTAGGTTCCAAACACAGCGACAACTTCAGAAGAGGCCGCGGACATGGTTCAGGAAACGGCAAGACAGCAGGTAAGGGTCATAAGGGACAGAAGGCACGTTCCGGTGCTACCAGACCAGGTTTTGAAGGCGGCCAGATGCCTTTATACAGACGTATTCCTAAGAGAGGCTTTACAAATAGAAATACTAAAACCATTATCGGTATCAATGTAAATGCATTAGAGGCATTCGAAAACGATACGGTTGTTACTGTTGAAACTTTAATAGAGAGCGGTATTGTTAAGAATCCGCGTGACGGTGTTAAGATCCTTGGAAATGGAGAATTAACCAAAAAGCTTACAGTAAAGGTAGATGCTTTCAGCGAAGGCGCAAAAACCAAAATCGAGGCTTTAGGTGGAACCTGCGAGGTGATCTAA
- the rpmD gene encoding 50S ribosomal protein L30: protein MADKLKITLVKSPIGAVPKHKATVEALGLKKLHKTVEMPDNNAVRGMIANVRHLVKVEEI from the coding sequence ATGGCAGATAAATTAAAAATCACATTGGTGAAATCCCCGATCGGCGCAGTTCCGAAGCATAAAGCAACCGTTGAAGCATTAGGCTTAAAGAAGCTTCATAAGACAGTTGAAATGCCGGACAATAACGCGGTCAGAGGTATGATCGCCAACGTGCGTCATTTAGTAAAAGTTGAAGAGATTTAA
- the rpsE gene encoding 30S ribosomal protein S5 has translation MKRTIFEASQLELNDRVVAIKRVSKTVKGGRTMRFSALVVVGDGNGHVGAGLGKAGEVPEAIRKGKEAAVKNMVAVPIDENSSIPHDLIGKFGSASVLLKRANEGTGVIAGGPARAVLELAGIKNIHSKSLGSNNKTNVVLATIEGLTRLKTPEEVAKLRGKSVEEILG, from the coding sequence GTGAAACGTACAATTTTTGAGGCAAGTCAGTTAGAATTAAACGACAGAGTAGTTGCTATCAAGCGCGTATCTAAAACCGTTAAAGGTGGACGTACCATGAGATTCTCTGCTTTAGTAGTCGTAGGTGATGGCAATGGCCACGTAGGTGCTGGTCTTGGCAAAGCCGGTGAAGTTCCAGAAGCAATCCGTAAGGGAAAAGAGGCTGCCGTTAAGAACATGGTTGCGGTTCCCATTGATGAGAACAGCAGCATTCCTCATGACCTGATCGGTAAATTCGGAAGTGCATCTGTACTTCTTAAGAGAGCTAACGAAGGTACAGGAGTTATCGCAGGAGGCCCTGCACGTGCGGTTTTAGAGCTTGCAGGTATTAAGAATATTCATTCTAAGTCCTTAGGTTCCAATAATAAGACCAATGTAGTTTTAGCTACTATCGAGGGATTAACCCGGTTAAAAACTCCTGAGGAAGTTGCAAAGCTTCGCGGCAAATCTGTAGAAGAGATTTTAGGCTAA
- the rplR gene encoding 50S ribosomal protein L18, whose translation MVSKQSRSEVRVKKHNRLRNRFAGTAERPRLAVFRSNNHMYAQIIDDTVGKTLVAASTVEKEVKAELEKTNDVDAAAYVGTVVAKRAIEKGIKEVVFDRGGFIYQGKIQALADAAREAGLEF comes from the coding sequence ATGGTTAGCAAACAGTCAAGAAGCGAAGTTCGCGTTAAAAAACACAACAGATTACGTAACCGTTTTGCAGGCACTGCAGAAAGACCGCGTTTAGCTGTGTTTAGAAGCAATAATCATATGTATGCTCAAATTATTGACGATACAGTTGGTAAGACTTTAGTCGCTGCTTCTACAGTAGAAAAAGAAGTAAAGGCAGAATTAGAGAAAACTAACGACGTTGATGCTGCAGCATATGTAGGTACCGTAGTGGCAAAGAGAGCCATTGAAAAAGGAATCAAAGAAGTTGTCTTTGACAGAGGCGGATTTATATATCAGGGTAAGATTCAGGCATTAGCAGACGCAGCCAGAGAAGCTGGTCTGGAATTCTAA
- the rplF gene encoding 50S ribosomal protein L6, with the protein MSRIGRMPIAVPAGVTVAIAENNKVTVKGPKGTLERVLPSEMTIKEEDGHIVVTRPNDLKKMKSLHGLTRTLVNNMVVGVTNGYEKKLEINGVGYRAQKQGKKLVLSLGYSHPVEMEDPEGIESTMEGQNVIIIKGIDKEKVGQYAAEIRDKRRPEPYKGKGIKYADEVIRRKVGKTGKK; encoded by the coding sequence ATGTCACGTATAGGAAGAATGCCTATCGCGGTTCCGGCAGGCGTAACTGTTGCAATCGCAGAAAATAATAAAGTGACTGTAAAAGGTCCTAAGGGAACTCTTGAAAGAGTGTTGCCATCTGAGATGACAATCAAAGAAGAAGATGGTCATATCGTTGTTACAAGACCTAACGATTTAAAGAAGATGAAATCCTTGCACGGTCTGACAAGAACCTTAGTAAACAACATGGTCGTTGGTGTTACCAACGGTTATGAGAAAAAGCTTGAAATCAATGGTGTTGGCTACAGAGCACAGAAGCAGGGCAAGAAACTGGTTCTTTCTCTTGGCTATTCCCACCCGGTAGAGATGGAAGATCCCGAAGGCATCGAATCTACCATGGAAGGACAGAACGTCATCATTATTAAAGGTATCGATAAAGAAAAAGTTGGCCAGTACGCTGCTGAAATCAGAGATAAGAGAAGACCTGAACCGTATAAGGGCAAGGGTATCAAGTATGCTGACGAAGTGATCAGACGTAAAGTTGGTAAGACTGGTAAGAAATAA
- the rpsH gene encoding 30S ribosomal protein S8 — protein sequence MTMSDPIADMLTRIRNANTAKHDTVDVPSSKMKLAIADILVKEGYIKKYDVVEDGAFQTIRITLKYGKDKNEKIITGIKRISKPGLRVYANKEELPKVLGGLGTAIISTNQGVITDKDARTIGIGGEVLAFVW from the coding sequence ATGACTATGAGCGATCCAATCGCAGATATGCTTACAAGAATCCGTAATGCAAATACTGCAAAACATGATACAGTAGATGTACCTTCATCTAAGATGAAATTAGCTATTGCTGATATCCTTGTAAAAGAGGGATACATTAAAAAATATGATGTCGTAGAAGACGGTGCATTCCAGACCATCAGGATCACCTTAAAATACGGTAAAGATAAGAATGAGAAAATCATTACAGGTATTAAGAGAATCTCCAAGCCAGGTTTACGTGTATACGCAAACAAGGAAGAGTTACCTAAAGTACTTGGCGGTTTAGGAACAGCTATTATCTCCACAAACCAGGGCGTAATTACCGATAAGGATGCACGCACTATAGGTATCGGCGGAGAAGTACTGGCATTTGTTTGGTAA
- a CDS encoding type Z 30S ribosomal protein S14 gives MAKTSMKIKQQRPAKFSTREYNRCRICGRPHAYLRKYGICRICFRELAYKGQIPGVRKASW, from the coding sequence ATGGCAAAGACTTCAATGAAGATCAAACAGCAGAGACCTGCAAAATTCTCCACAAGAGAATACAATCGCTGCAGAATCTGTGGTCGTCCACATGCTTATTTAAGAAAATACGGAATCTGCAGAATCTGCTTCCGTGAATTAGCATACAAGGGCCAGATCCCAGGCGTTAGAAAAGCAAGCTGGTAA
- the rplE gene encoding 50S ribosomal protein L5, protein MARLKEIYQTEIVEAMIKKFGYKNVMEVPKLNKIVINMGIGEAKENAKILDSAVRDLEIISGQKAVLTKAKKSIANFKIREGMPIGCKVTLRGQRMYEFADRLINLALPRVRDFRGVNPNAFDGRGNYALGIKEQLIFPEIEYDKVDKVRGMDVIFVTTAKTDEEARELLTLFNMPFAK, encoded by the coding sequence TTGGCTAGATTAAAAGAGATATACCAGACAGAGATCGTAGAAGCTATGATCAAGAAATTTGGATATAAGAACGTCATGGAAGTGCCGAAGTTAAATAAGATTGTCATCAATATGGGTATTGGTGAAGCAAAGGAAAATGCCAAGATTTTAGACTCTGCAGTAAGAGATTTAGAAATCATCTCCGGTCAGAAGGCAGTCTTGACAAAAGCTAAGAAATCAATTGCAAACTTCAAAATCAGAGAAGGTATGCCGATTGGCTGCAAAGTAACCTTACGCGGTCAGAGAATGTATGAATTTGCTGATCGTCTGATCAACCTTGCGCTTCCTCGTGTACGTGACTTCAGAGGTGTAAATCCTAATGCATTCGACGGCAGAGGAAACTACGCTCTTGGCATTAAGGAACAGCTTATTTTCCCTGAAATTGAGTACGATAAAGTTGACAAGGTAAGAGGTATGGACGTTATTTTCGTTACTACCGCTAAGACAGACGAAGAAGCCCGTGAACTTTTGACATTATTCAATATGCCATTTGCAAAATAG
- the rplX gene encoding 50S ribosomal protein L24: protein MHKIKRDDLVKVIAGKDKDKQGKVLHIDTKNNRVVVEGINMITKHVKPGPGSPQGGIIQKEAALDISNVMLVVDGKATRVGFEVKDGKKVRVAKATGKVID from the coding sequence GTGCATAAAATTAAAAGAGATGACCTGGTAAAGGTTATCGCAGGAAAAGATAAAGACAAACAGGGCAAAGTTCTTCACATAGATACGAAGAATAACAGAGTGGTAGTGGAAGGCATCAACATGATCACAAAGCATGTAAAGCCAGGCCCAGGCAGCCCACAGGGTGGTATCATACAGAAAGAAGCTGCACTTGATATCTCCAACGTAATGCTTGTTGTTGACGGAAAAGCGACCAGAGTTGGTTTTGAAGTAAAAGACGGCAAAAAAGTCCGTGTTGCAAAAGCGACCGGTAAAGTAATTGACTAA
- the rplN gene encoding 50S ribosomal protein L14 translates to MIQQETRLRVADNTGAKEILCIRVMGGSTRRYANIGDVIVASVKDATPGGVVKKGDVVKAVVVRTVKGARRKDGSYIKFDENAAVIIKDDKTPKGTRIFGPVARELREKQFMKIVSLAPEVL, encoded by the coding sequence ATGATTCAGCAGGAAACCAGATTAAGGGTTGCCGACAATACCGGTGCAAAAGAGATCCTTTGTATCCGTGTTATGGGCGGCTCTACAAGAAGATATGCTAATATTGGTGATGTTATCGTTGCCAGCGTAAAAGATGCAACGCCTGGTGGTGTTGTTAAAAAGGGCGACGTTGTAAAGGCCGTAGTTGTACGCACCGTTAAGGGTGCACGCCGCAAAGACGGTTCCTATATCAAGTTCGATGAGAATGCTGCCGTAATTATCAAAGATGACAAGACTCCAAAAGGAACTCGTATCTTTGGACCGGTTGCCAGAGAGTTAAGAGAGAAACAGTTCATGAAGATTGTTTCCTTAGCTCCAGAAGTATTATAA
- the rpsQ gene encoding 30S ribosomal protein S17 yields MERNLRKTRTGKVVSSKMDKTIVVAIEDHVEHPLYGKIVKRTYKLKAHDEKNECNMGDTVKVMETRPLSKDKRWRLVEIIGRAK; encoded by the coding sequence GTGGAAAGAAATTTAAGAAAAACCCGTACTGGTAAGGTTGTGAGCAGCAAGATGGATAAGACTATCGTTGTAGCGATTGAAGACCATGTAGAACATCCTTTATACGGCAAGATCGTAAAAAGAACGTATAAATTAAAAGCCCATGATGAGAAAAACGAATGCAATATGGGCGATACAGTGAAAGTAATGGAAACAAGACCGCTGTCAAAAGACAAGAGATGGAGACTTGTTGAGATTATCGGAAGAGCGAAATAA
- the rpmC gene encoding 50S ribosomal protein L29: MKIDKYVEELKGKSVAELHVELVAAKKELFNLRFQNATNQLDNTSRIKEVRKNIARIQTVITEKAKLA; encoded by the coding sequence GTGAAAATTGATAAGTATGTTGAAGAATTAAAAGGAAAATCCGTTGCAGAGCTGCATGTAGAATTAGTAGCTGCAAAGAAAGAACTTTTCAACTTAAGATTCCAGAATGCAACCAACCAGCTTGACAACACAAGCAGGATCAAAGAGGTTCGCAAGAACATTGCCAGAATTCAGACTGTTATAACTGAGAAGGCTAAATTAGCTTAA
- the rplP gene encoding 50S ribosomal protein L16, with the protein MLMPKRVKRRKQFRGSMAGKALRGNTISNGEFGLVSTEPCWIKSNQIEAARVAMTRYIKRGGKVWIKIFPDKPVTAKPAETRMGSGKGALEYWVAVVKPGRVLFEIAGVPEETAREALRLAMHKLPCKCKIAAKADLEGGE; encoded by the coding sequence ATGTTAATGCCTAAAAGAGTTAAACGTCGTAAACAGTTCCGTGGATCCATGGCTGGTAAAGCGTTAAGAGGCAATACCATCAGCAACGGCGAGTTTGGTTTAGTTTCCACAGAACCATGCTGGATTAAATCGAACCAGATCGAGGCAGCCCGTGTTGCTATGACCCGTTATATCAAGCGTGGCGGTAAAGTCTGGATCAAGATTTTCCCGGATAAACCTGTAACAGCAAAGCCAGCAGAAACCCGTATGGGTTCCGGTAAGGGCGCTCTGGAATACTGGGTAGCAGTAGTAAAACCAGGCCGTGTATTATTCGAAATCGCTGGAGTACCTGAAGAAACAGCACGTGAAGCTTTACGTCTTGCTATGCATAAGTTACCGTGCAAGTGTAAGATTGCTGCTAAAGCAGATTTAGAAGGCGGTGAATGA
- the rpsC gene encoding 30S ribosomal protein S3, whose protein sequence is MGQKVNPHGLRVGVIKDWNSKWYAEADFADNLVEDYAIRKFLKKRLYSAGISDIEIERASDRVKVTIHTAKPGVVIGKGGSEIEKLKVEVQKLTDKKLFVDIKEIKRPDKDAQLVAESIAQQLENRVSFRRAMKSTMGRSMKSGIKGIKTAVAGRLGGADMARTEFYSEGTIPLQTLRADIDYGFAEADTTFGKIGVKVWIYNGEILPTKGNKEGSDK, encoded by the coding sequence ATGGGACAGAAAGTTAATCCACACGGCTTAAGAGTCGGTGTTATTAAAGACTGGAACTCAAAATGGTATGCTGAAGCTGATTTCGCAGATAACCTGGTAGAAGATTATGCGATCAGAAAGTTTCTTAAGAAGAGATTATACAGCGCCGGCATTTCTGATATCGAAATTGAAAGAGCATCTGACCGCGTGAAGGTTACAATCCACACAGCGAAACCAGGTGTTGTTATCGGCAAGGGCGGATCTGAGATTGAAAAATTAAAAGTTGAAGTTCAGAAGCTTACAGATAAGAAGTTATTTGTTGATATCAAGGAAATTAAAAGACCTGACAAAGATGCTCAGTTAGTAGCTGAATCCATTGCACAGCAGTTAGAGAACCGTGTATCCTTCCGCCGGGCGATGAAGTCCACCATGGGACGTTCCATGAAGTCTGGCATAAAGGGCATCAAGACTGCAGTTGCAGGACGTCTTGGCGGCGCTGATATGGCTCGTACAGAGTTCTACAGCGAAGGAACCATTCCGTTACAGACACTCAGAGCAGATATTGACTATGGTTTCGCTGAAGCAGATACAACCTTCGGTAAGATCGGTGTTAAGGTATGGATCTACAATGGCGAAATACTTCCAACTAAAGGAAACAAGGAAGGGAGCGATAAATAA
- the rplV gene encoding 50S ribosomal protein L22, which translates to MAKGHRSQIKRERNAVKDTRPSAKLSYARVSVQKACFVLDAIRGKDIMTALGIVTYNPRYASTLIEKLLNSAVANAENNNGMDPAKLYVEECFANKGPTMKRVKPRAQGRAYRIEKRMSHITIVLNER; encoded by the coding sequence ATGGCTAAGGGACATAGAAGCCAGATTAAGAGAGAAAGAAATGCTGTGAAGGACACCAGACCATCAGCAAAGTTATCCTATGCTAGGGTTTCTGTTCAGAAAGCATGCTTCGTATTAGACGCCATCAGAGGCAAGGATATTATGACAGCACTTGGTATTGTAACTTACAATCCCAGATATGCTTCTACTTTAATAGAGAAGTTATTAAATTCAGCAGTTGCTAACGCTGAGAATAACAACGGTATGGACCCTGCAAAACTTTACGTAGAGGAATGCTTTGCAAACAAGGGACCGACAATGAAGAGAGTAAAACCGAGAGCACAGGGCCGCGCTTACAGGATCGAAAAGAGAATGAGCCATATCACCATCGTGCTTAATGAAAGATAA
- the rpsS gene encoding 30S ribosomal protein S19: MARSLKKGPFADAHLLKKVDVMNAAGQKQVIKTWSRRSTIFPQMVGHTIAVHDGRKHVPVYVTEDMVGHKLGEFVATRTYRGHGKDEKKSGRK, encoded by the coding sequence ATGGCTCGCTCACTTAAAAAAGGACCATTTGCAGATGCTCATTTACTGAAAAAAGTAGATGTAATGAACGCAGCAGGACAGAAGCAGGTAATTAAGACCTGGTCCCGCCGTTCTACAATCTTCCCGCAGATGGTTGGACATACAATTGCAGTTCATGATGGCAGAAAGCACGTTCCGGTATATGTTACAGAAGATATGGTTGGACATAAGCTGGGTGAATTCGTTGCCACAAGAACCTACAGAGGACATGGCAAAGACGAGAAAAAGTCAGGCCGTAAGTAG
- the rplB gene encoding 50S ribosomal protein L2 produces the protein MGIKKYNPYTPSRRHMTGSDFSEITKSAPEKSLISKTINKTAGRNNQGKITVRHRGGGVKRKYRIIDFKRNSKDGIAATVIGIEYDPNRTANIALICYEDGTKAYILAPAGLTDGMKVMSGATAEAKVGNCLPLSQIPVGAQVHNIELYPGKGGQLVRSAGNAAQLMAKEGKYATLRLPSGEMRMVPINCRATIGVVGNGDHNLINIGKAGRKRHMGFRPTVRGSVMNPNDHPHGGGEGKTGIGRPGPSTPWGKPALGLKTRKKNKHSNRLIVRRRDGKTVK, from the coding sequence ATGGGAATTAAAAAGTATAACCCATATACCCCTTCCAGAAGACACATGACCGGTTCTGATTTCAGCGAAATCACAAAGTCAGCTCCTGAGAAGTCCTTAATCAGCAAAACGATCAATAAGACAGCCGGCCGTAATAACCAGGGTAAGATCACGGTAAGACATCGCGGAGGCGGCGTTAAGAGAAAATATAGAATCATTGACTTTAAGAGAAACAGCAAAGACGGCATTGCAGCAACTGTTATCGGTATCGAGTACGATCCAAACAGAACTGCCAACATCGCGCTGATCTGCTACGAAGACGGTACAAAGGCTTATATCCTTGCTCCGGCTGGTTTAACAGATGGCATGAAGGTTATGAGCGGTGCGACAGCAGAAGCAAAAGTCGGCAACTGTTTACCATTAAGCCAGATCCCGGTTGGTGCTCAGGTTCATAACATTGAGCTTTATCCTGGAAAAGGCGGACAGTTAGTTCGTTCCGCAGGAAATGCTGCTCAGTTAATGGCAAAGGAAGGCAAATATGCTACTCTTCGTTTACCCTCCGGCGAGATGAGAATGGTTCCGATCAACTGCAGAGCCACCATCGGTGTTGTAGGCAACGGTGATCACAACCTGATCAATATCGGTAAAGCCGGCAGAAAGCGTCACATGGGCTTCCGTCCAACAGTACGCGGTTCCGTAATGAACCCCAATGACCATCCACACGGCGGTGGTGAAGGCAAGACCGGTATCGGACGCCCAGGCCCAAGTACTCCATGGGGCAAACCAGCGCTCGGCTTAAAGACCAGAAAGAAAAACAAACACTCTAACAGGCTGATCGTCAGAAGAAGAGATGGAAAGACCGTTAAATAA
- the rplW gene encoding 50S ribosomal protein L23 produces MADIKYYDVIQKPVVTEKSMNAMASKKYTFLVHTDANKAMIKEAVEKMFPGAKVASVNTMNLEGKTKRRGTTFGKTSKAKKAIVQLTADSKDIEIFEGL; encoded by the coding sequence ATGGCAGATATTAAGTATTACGACGTAATCCAGAAGCCTGTAGTAACTGAGAAGAGCATGAACGCTATGGCGTCCAAGAAGTACACATTTTTAGTGCACACAGATGCTAATAAGGCTATGATCAAAGAAGCTGTTGAGAAGATGTTCCCAGGTGCTAAGGTTGCCAGCGTGAACACCATGAACTTAGAAGGAAAGACCAAAAGAAGAGGAACGACTTTTGGAAAGACCTCTAAGGCAAAGAAAGCTATTGTTCAGCTGACAGCTGACAGCAAAGACATCGAAATCTTCGAAGGACTGTAA